The Bacteroidota bacterium DNA segment ACCTCAGATGTATCCAACTTAAACAACGGTGAAAAATTTACTTTTGTGACCAGTATTGGCTGTGGCGTCGCAATGTTTGACGCTAACGGAGGTAATTGTTTTGGCGAAGAATGGGTTGAATTAGGTTCATTAACAAATCCAAGAGGTGCCGTTGCTTTTGTTGGACCTACTTCTAACACACATACCGCATATAACAACAATATAGATAAAGGTATCTATGTAGGAATGTTTAAGGAAGGGATGGACACTCCCGGGCAGGCACTGCTGCGAGGAAAACTTTACATGTACAATATTTTCGGAAATGAATACTATGTAGAATATCATTATAAAGTTTATTGTGTTTTAGGAGATCCCAGCATTCATATTTGGAAAGATGTTCCGTTAGAAGTGAATGTTAATTATCCACCTTCCATTCCGACCGGGAACAACCAACTGGAATTTACAATTACCTACGCTTCATCTGGAGAACCAGTTGAAAATGCGCAGGTTTGTTTAGCTGGAAATGAAATCTTTACTACTGGTATTAGCGATTCGACTGGCAAGGTAGTTATTGAAATCACACCCGAAATACAGGAAACATTGTCGGTAACCGTACGTGGGGGAAATGTGATTCCTTATCAGGGGACTTTGGATGTTATCCAACCCGTTGAAGAGCTTATTGAACCGGAGGGCGATCCCATAATTGTCGATTTAGACGGGAATACAGATGGACTGGTAAATCCCAATGAAAATTGTACTATTACTGTTACCCTTAAGAATTGGGGAATCCAAACGGTCAGCAATATTCAGGCTACTCTTTCGTCAGCCGACACAAATTATGTACAGATAATCTCTACCAATCCGGTAAGTTTTGGTAACCTGGCTCCAGGCGATTCCTATACCGGAAATCCCTTTCAGTTTTACGTAAAACCCGCATGTCCCGTGGGCCAAATAATTCCACTACAATTACATGTTACCAGCAGTATCAGCTCCTGGGACTATATGTATAATGTGGAGGTAAAGGGATGCGAGTTAGTGGTTTATAATTTTATGGTAAACGATGCAGGTGCGCCAAATGAAAATTACAGGATGGACCCCGGAGAGACCGTAAAGTTATTTATTTCAATTATGAATAATGGCGATGATTTTGCACCCAATGTAATGGGCATTTTGACAAGCAATGACCAGTATATCACTATTGAAGATTCCATTGGTTCATATGGAACATTAGATATCGACAGTGTAGCGCTAAATACAGAAAATTATTTTGTGGTTAGTGTTAGCGCAGCCTGTCCGACTGAATATTTAGCTGAATATTCATTAAAGCTTTACACGCAGGATGGAAATTATCCTTATCAAACAATTCCTACTCTTACTATTCCGGTTTCTTTACCCATACACTCCGATTATACAGGACCTGACGCTTACGGTTACTATGCTTATTCCAGCGATGATTTTTTTGATCAGACCCCTGATTATGATTGGTTTGAAATAGATGGAATTGGTAACCAAATAAATGTACCAGGCATAAGTGATTTTACAGAAACAGTAATCTTGCCGTTTACTTTTAAATACTACGGTATTGATTATAATCAACTTCGGATTAGCACGGATGGCTGGTTAGCATTTGGCAGTGGTACACAAACAGCCTCTGAAAATACTCCCCTGCCAAACAATGATAATGTAATTTGCATGGCGGCGGGTTTCTGGGATGATTTATATGATATCGAAACTGCAGAAGGTAATATTCTTTATTATTATGATAATGAAAACCACCGTTTTATAATTGAGTGGGATAGTATCGCGCTTAATCATTTTGGGTTTGAACCTAATATAGAGGTTTTCCAGTCGATTTTATTAGATCCTGCCCATTATCCTACTTCAACCGGAGATGGCGAAATTATTTTTCAGTATGAAAAAGTTGAGGCGCCTGAAAGTTGTACAGTTGGTATAGAAAACCATACACAGGATATTGGTTTACAATATGTTTATAATCGAGATTATGATCCTACAGCTTCTCATTTAATGAATGAATTCGCTATAAAATTCACTACCGAACAGCCTTTTGTTTCAATAATAACATCAGTTGAGGATGACAAGGAAGGGAGTAAACTTACTCACAGTGGTTTTGCATTAGAGCAAAATCAACCTAATCCTTTTAATTCTCATACCTGGATAAACTATTCATTACCTGTAAAAAGTAATGTATCACTTAATATTTTTAACGTTAAAGGGGAGTTGGTGCGCACTCTTCAAAACGGACAGAAGCCAGCGGGAAAATATTCAGTAAAATGGAATGGGCAGAATAACGCAGGAAATCCTGTGAGTTCAGGCATCTATTTCTATCGTCTTCAGACGGAAGGTTTTACAGGAACCAGGAAAATGTTCATTTTGAGGTAATCTTAAACAGGACAATGTATAGTTTTTACATTTTACTGGTCATAATAGTCATTGCTGTAATTGCGGGTATTATTGAGTATATCCGTCATCAGGAACGGGTTTATTCAATTCCAATCCGGATTCATATTAATGGTACCAGGGGTAAGTCAAGCGTTACCCGTTTAATCGGAGCCGGTTTGAGGGCGGGTGGAATTTCAAACATCACCAAAGTTACCGGTACGTTTCCCCGTTTGATTATTGAAGACGGTACCGAAACTTACATCCATCGTAAATCGGCTGCCAATATCTTAGAACAATTGTCCATAGTGAAATATGCCGCTTCGCGAAAAGTGCAGGCATTAGTAATGGAATGTATGGCTTTACAACCCCACTATCAGATGATTACTGAAGATCATATGATACATTCCAATATAAGTGTAATGACTAATATCAGGTTAGATCACACAGATATTATGGGGCATACCTTGCCGGAAATCGCTGAAACACTTGGGCGTACAATTCCTAAAAATAAACACCTTTTTACTTCCGAAAATGTAATACCACAGACTCTGAAAAAAATGGCGGATAAACGAAGTACGGTTTCACATTTTATTGATCCGCAATCAGTATCTCCTGAAGAAATGAAAGGATTCAGGCATATAGAGCATCGTGAAAATGTATCTTTAGCGTTGGCGGTTTGTCAACATCTGGGAATAGATCGCGAAACGGCATTGAAGGGCATGTACCAAGCTATTTCGGATGCCGGTGCA contains these protein-coding regions:
- the pgsB gene encoding poly-gamma-glutamate synthase PgsB, which codes for MYSFYILLVIIVIAVIAGIIEYIRHQERVYSIPIRIHINGTRGKSSVTRLIGAGLRAGGISNITKVTGTFPRLIIEDGTETYIHRKSAANILEQLSIVKYAASRKVQALVMECMALQPHYQMITEDHMIHSNISVMTNIRLDHTDIMGHTLPEIAETLGRTIPKNKHLFTSENVIPQTLKKMADKRSTVSHFIDPQSVSPEEMKGFRHIEHRENVSLALAVCQHLGIDRETALKGMYQAISDAGALMAYRVEAFQKRMVFYNAFAANDPDSTFIVWQKIRDEIGFEGQRIVLLNTRQDRLYRANQLAEMTGTKIKDETDYLILIGQSTDVVENMAISYGVPKKKIFNLGYTTPEKVFEKVLSVTEKISTIVAIGNMGGMGAVTAEFFEHRSY
- a CDS encoding C25 family cysteine peptidase, whose protein sequence is MLNKILLVLLISLIIPFKMKAEWLALDKNKPLSSSPKITLLRDDNKSTVIKIEISGFDLKEFISEDKTFQAVDLLSEIFTTDPGHPELPYIAKVLAIPDQAGISVEVLETGKVQTFKDIYLPPARSSWLEGEPEPPYRENTDAYRSDEVYPKEFAKLEPPSIFRDFRIARVSVFPVRYVPAKKELQVVSSITVRINYGHGEVVNPKTTPKKAIAPSFAKLYRSFIFNYQNVLDKLYNGKEDGREVMLCIMPDEFVGSFQIYADWKRQSGTDIHVTKFSDIGANFSNPVIIKNHIADAYYNWEYPPTYVLIVGDDGVFPKKIVTYPDYSFPNEDYFVEIDGPDYFPEMMIGRFTNEGDYRMQVMINKFMLYEKNPYTTSTDWFKKGTVCANNSYASQIETKRFTTSLMLQSGGFTSVDTLMSDGDYWGWNCTVDLNDIINAINEGRSYLNYRGEGWYYGWYANCYEFSTSDVSNLNNGEKFTFVTSIGCGVAMFDANGGNCFGEEWVELGSLTNPRGAVAFVGPTSNTHTAYNNNIDKGIYVGMFKEGMDTPGQALLRGKLYMYNIFGNEYYVEYHYKVYCVLGDPSIHIWKDVPLEVNVNYPPSIPTGNNQLEFTITYASSGEPVENAQVCLAGNEIFTTGISDSTGKVVIEITPEIQETLSVTVRGGNVIPYQGTLDVIQPVEELIEPEGDPIIVDLDGNTDGLVNPNENCTITVTLKNWGIQTVSNIQATLSSADTNYVQIISTNPVSFGNLAPGDSYTGNPFQFYVKPACPVGQIIPLQLHVTSSISSWDYMYNVEVKGCELVVYNFMVNDAGAPNENYRMDPGETVKLFISIMNNGDDFAPNVMGILTSNDQYITIEDSIGSYGTLDIDSVALNTENYFVVSVSAACPTEYLAEYSLKLYTQDGNYPYQTIPTLTIPVSLPIHSDYTGPDAYGYYAYSSDDFFDQTPDYDWFEIDGIGNQINVPGISDFTETVILPFTFKYYGIDYNQLRISTDGWLAFGSGTQTASENTPLPNNDNVICMAAGFWDDLYDIETAEGNILYYYDNENHRFIIEWDSIALNHFGFEPNIEVFQSILLDPAHYPTSTGDGEIIFQYEKVEAPESCTVGIENHTQDIGLQYVYNRDYDPTASHLMNEFAIKFTTEQPFVSIITSVEDDKEGSKLTHSGFALEQNQPNPFNSHTWINYSLPVKSNVSLNIFNVKGELVRTLQNGQKPAGKYSVKWNGQNNAGNPVSSGIYFYRLQTEGFTGTRKMFILR